The following proteins come from a genomic window of Deltaproteobacteria bacterium IMCC39524:
- the rpmE gene encoding 50S ribosomal protein L31, protein MKEGIHPSYEPSTVTCHCGNSFETKSTKGDITTEICSSCHPFYTGKQKLMDTAGRIERFRKRYEKKD, encoded by the coding sequence ATGAAAGAAGGTATCCACCCGAGTTACGAGCCATCCACGGTTACTTGTCACTGTGGTAATTCATTTGAGACCAAATCGACCAAGGGCGACATTACGACGGAAATTTGCTCGTCTTGCCATCCCTTTTACACCGGCAAGCAGAAGCTGATGGACACCGCCGGTCGGATCGAGCGTTTCCGCAAGAGGTACGAAAAGAAAGACTAG
- the thyX gene encoding FAD-dependent thymidylate synthase, translating into MHVQLLSHTPIPEQVVAAAARLCYSESSIEQLLGQAPEQIAKMLQKILELGHFSVLEHASFTFGIEGISRACSHQLVRHRIASFSQQSQRYVSHEQQFELIVPESIREHQSLLKRFETHMQVTHELYRDLMDVGVPAEDARFVLPNAASTKLVMTMNARELHHFFALRCCRRAQWEIQALAKEMLQLAREASSLLFAEAGPGCLKRPCPEGAMTCGEIKAVREEYWQL; encoded by the coding sequence ATGCACGTCCAACTTCTGTCACACACTCCTATTCCTGAACAGGTCGTTGCAGCTGCCGCGCGGCTTTGCTATTCCGAATCTTCCATTGAGCAATTGCTTGGTCAGGCACCAGAACAGATCGCCAAGATGTTGCAGAAGATCCTTGAACTAGGCCACTTCTCGGTCCTTGAACACGCATCTTTCACCTTTGGTATTGAAGGTATCAGCCGCGCCTGCTCCCACCAGCTTGTGCGACATCGAATCGCCTCATTTTCGCAACAGAGCCAGCGTTATGTTTCTCATGAACAGCAGTTCGAATTAATCGTCCCCGAGAGTATTCGCGAACACCAGTCTTTGCTAAAACGTTTTGAAACGCATATGCAGGTTACTCACGAGCTCTACAGAGACCTGATGGATGTAGGTGTTCCCGCTGAGGATGCCCGCTTCGTACTGCCCAACGCGGCATCTACCAAGCTGGTGATGACCATGAATGCCCGCGAGCTACATCATTTCTTCGCGCTGCGTTGCTGTCGCCGGGCCCAGTGGGAGATTCAGGCGCTGGCCAAAGAAATGTTGCAGTTGGCACGAGAGGCTTCATCTCTTCTCTTTGCTGAGGCCGGCCCCGGATGTCTGAAGCGGCCTTGCCCTGAAGGTGCTATGACCTGCGGTGAGATCAAAGCCGTTCGTGAAGAGTATTGGCAACTGTAA
- the prfA gene encoding peptide chain release factor 1 — protein sequence MLNKLEEVADRFREVEGLLSDPTVLNDQNRYRALTIEHSELIDVVKDYERCCRIREEIAASQELLKDPDAEVREMANADVSELETELTELEEQLKLMLLPKDPNDQRNVVLEIRAGTGGDEAALFAGDLFRMYCRYADHQGWKVELLSTAESEAGGYKEVIALVSGKGVFSRFKYESGTHRVQRVPETEAQGRIHTSACTVAVMPEADDVEVDIDPSDLRIDLYRASGAGGQHVNKTESAVRITHVPTGVVVACQDEKSQHKNKAKAMKVLKSRILDAMQAEQHAKMAADRKSQVGSGDRSERIRTYNFPQGRCTDHRVNLTLYKLEAIMQGDLDEVIDTLTTHAQAELMAGQDS from the coding sequence ATGCTGAATAAACTTGAAGAAGTCGCTGACCGTTTTCGCGAGGTAGAGGGCTTGCTCTCTGACCCAACGGTGTTGAACGATCAGAACCGTTATCGTGCACTGACCATAGAGCACTCTGAGCTGATTGATGTCGTTAAAGATTACGAACGTTGCTGTCGTATCAGAGAGGAAATTGCCGCTAGCCAGGAGCTTCTTAAGGATCCGGATGCAGAGGTTCGCGAAATGGCGAACGCAGACGTCTCAGAGCTCGAAACTGAACTAACTGAGCTTGAGGAGCAACTCAAACTCATGCTGCTGCCCAAGGATCCGAATGACCAGAGGAACGTCGTTCTTGAAATCCGCGCCGGTACCGGTGGTGATGAAGCGGCTCTGTTTGCCGGTGACCTTTTTCGCATGTACTGCCGATATGCCGACCACCAGGGTTGGAAGGTGGAACTTCTCAGTACGGCTGAATCGGAAGCGGGTGGTTACAAGGAAGTGATCGCCCTGGTCAGCGGTAAAGGGGTTTTCTCACGTTTTAAATATGAGAGCGGCACCCACCGGGTACAGCGGGTTCCGGAAACCGAGGCCCAGGGGCGGATTCATACTTCGGCTTGTACCGTAGCGGTGATGCCGGAAGCGGATGATGTTGAAGTCGATATTGATCCCTCCGATCTGCGTATTGACCTCTACCGGGCCTCCGGAGCCGGCGGGCAGCACGTCAACAAGACCGAATCGGCTGTGCGGATAACGCACGTCCCGACCGGGGTTGTGGTTGCTTGCCAGGATGAAAAATCCCAGCATAAAAATAAAGCCAAGGCGATGAAGGTTCTGAAGTCGCGAATTCTTGATGCCATGCAGGCTGAGCAGCACGCGAAGATGGCCGCTGATCGCAAGAGCCAGGTGGGCAGCGGTGATCGCTCCGAGCGGATCCGTACCTATAACTTTCCTCAGGGACGCTGTACGGATCACCGCGTTAACCTGACGCTTTACAAGCTTGAAGCCATCATGCAGGGTGATCTTGATGAAGTTATCGACACCTTGACGACCCATGCCCAGGCCGAATTGATGGCCGGGCAGGACAGCTGA
- the prmC gene encoding peptide chain release factor N(5)-glutamine methyltransferase, with amino-acid sequence MTERWTVLKILQWTADYFTGKEIASARLEAELLLAATLDLDRVGLYVNFERPLDSSELAAFREQVQRRAKGEPVQYILGETEFWSLPFTVSPAVLVPRADTEVLVEEALSRIEGPVHLLDVGTGSGAIAVAMAHEKPEIQVTALDCSEEALHVARGNAERNGVAERVSCLAGDLAELPPGPFAMVVSNPPYIPTADCEQLMTEVRDHEPRLALDGGKDGLTAYRQLTSQSGEILLAGGWLLVEVGIGQAEDVVALFEAAGLAEISSRDDYAGIPRVVAGRKKL; translated from the coding sequence TTGACTGAGCGTTGGACGGTTCTCAAAATTCTGCAATGGACGGCAGATTATTTTACTGGCAAGGAGATCGCTTCCGCACGTCTGGAAGCGGAGCTGCTGTTGGCGGCCACGCTTGACCTGGACCGGGTCGGCCTCTATGTCAATTTTGAACGTCCGCTTGATTCGTCTGAGTTGGCGGCTTTTCGCGAACAGGTACAGAGGCGCGCCAAAGGCGAGCCGGTTCAGTATATCCTTGGTGAAACAGAGTTCTGGTCTTTGCCTTTCACGGTCAGTCCGGCAGTTCTGGTGCCGCGCGCGGATACGGAAGTTCTGGTCGAGGAAGCTTTGTCGCGGATCGAAGGGCCTGTTCATCTTCTCGATGTCGGTACGGGCAGCGGTGCTATCGCGGTCGCTATGGCTCACGAAAAGCCAGAAATTCAAGTTACGGCTCTTGATTGCAGTGAAGAGGCCCTGCACGTGGCTCGTGGCAACGCCGAACGCAACGGGGTGGCAGAGCGAGTGAGCTGTCTTGCCGGTGACCTGGCCGAGCTGCCACCTGGCCCCTTTGCAATGGTGGTGAGTAACCCACCCTATATCCCGACTGCGGATTGTGAGCAGTTGATGACGGAGGTTCGTGACCATGAGCCTCGTCTGGCTCTCGATGGTGGCAAAGATGGTTTAACCGCTTATCGTCAGCTTACGTCCCAGTCCGGGGAGATACTCCTTGCGGGGGGCTGGTTGCTGGTTGAGGTTGGTATAGGTCAGGCCGAAGACGTTGTCGCTCTGTTCGAGGCGGCCGGTCTTGCCGAGATCTCATCTCGTGATGACTATGCTGGCATTCCCCGGGTTGTCGCGGGGCGTAAAAAGCTTTAA
- the murA gene encoding UDP-N-acetylglucosamine 1-carboxyvinyltransferase — MDKLIIHGGKRLSGEVAVSGAKNAALPLLFATLLSPGPHRLGNLPRLRDITTAERLLAELGAEVDSSNGTLKIATEQINSMEAPYELVRTMRASVLVLGPLLARYGKARVSLPGGCAIGARPINLHLKGLEAMGAEIHLENGYVEASAARLEGARIHFDVPTVGGTENLMMAATLARGTTILENAAREPEIIDLANALQGMGASIEGAGTDTITIEGVDDLSPMDYQVMPDRIEAGTFLVAAAMTGGRVGVKGGCAEHMEALLSKLEEAGATVAATPETLWVEGPQEIQSVNIKTQPHPGFPTDMQAQFMAMMSLGNGTSMITEAVFENRFMHVSELQRMGADISIEGHTAAVKGVSALHGAPVMATDLRASASLVLAGLAADNTTEISRIYHLDRGYENLEEKFRSLGADIERVPG, encoded by the coding sequence TTGGATAAGTTGATCATACATGGTGGCAAACGACTGTCCGGCGAGGTTGCTGTGAGCGGAGCCAAGAACGCTGCCTTGCCGCTCCTTTTTGCCACATTGCTCTCTCCCGGGCCGCATCGGTTGGGGAATCTCCCGCGTCTGCGTGATATCACGACTGCCGAGCGATTACTGGCAGAGCTTGGCGCCGAGGTGGATAGCAGTAACGGCACCTTGAAAATTGCGACCGAGCAGATCAACAGCATGGAAGCTCCTTATGAACTGGTGCGTACCATGCGTGCATCGGTTCTGGTTCTTGGCCCGCTGCTGGCTCGTTATGGTAAAGCTCGGGTCAGCCTGCCCGGCGGTTGCGCTATTGGCGCGCGGCCGATTAACCTGCATCTCAAGGGACTCGAAGCCATGGGCGCAGAGATTCATCTTGAGAACGGTTACGTCGAGGCCAGCGCTGCCCGCCTGGAAGGAGCCCGCATCCACTTTGATGTGCCGACCGTTGGTGGCACTGAAAATCTGATGATGGCGGCGACTCTTGCCCGGGGCACCACGATTCTTGAGAATGCTGCACGTGAGCCGGAAATTATTGATCTTGCCAACGCCTTGCAGGGTATGGGTGCCTCTATCGAGGGCGCCGGCACCGATACCATAACGATCGAGGGCGTTGACGATCTTTCGCCGATGGATTACCAGGTGATGCCCGATCGCATCGAGGCCGGAACCTTCCTGGTGGCGGCTGCCATGACCGGCGGCCGGGTTGGCGTTAAAGGTGGTTGTGCCGAACATATGGAGGCGCTGCTCAGCAAGCTTGAAGAAGCTGGCGCAACGGTGGCAGCGACGCCGGAAACCCTCTGGGTTGAAGGGCCGCAGGAGATTCAGTCAGTTAACATCAAGACCCAGCCGCATCCGGGTTTTCCGACCGATATGCAAGCTCAATTCATGGCGATGATGTCCCTCGGTAACGGCACCAGCATGATTACCGAAGCGGTTTTCGAGAATCGATTCATGCACGTCAGCGAACTGCAGCGGATGGGTGCAGACATCTCTATCGAAGGTCATACCGCTGCCGTTAAAGGGGTCTCGGCTTTACATGGCGCACCGGTCATGGCGACCGACCTGCGTGCCAGCGCCAGTCTGGTGCTCGCCGGGTTGGCTGCGGACAATACCACCGAGATCAGCCGCATCTATCACCTGGATCGCGGTTATGAAAACCTGGAAGAGAAGTTCCGCAGTCTGGGTGCGGATATTGAACGCGTCCCGGGATAA
- the hisG gene encoding ATP phosphoribosyltransferase, which translates to MNDYLTFALPKGRIMQDSMELFAKIGITCPEMDDPGRKLVFENRDDKLRFMAVRSQDVPTYVEQGCADIGVVGKDTLLEQDKDLYEPLDLQFGYCRLVVAEPKELCQDDDPAGWSNIRVASKYPNMTEKYFAAKGVQVEVIKLYGSIELAPLVGLTERIVDLVSTGGTMRENGLVEVETIAEVTSRLIVNRASLKTKHRRISKLIEDLEKVIENGPRISG; encoded by the coding sequence ATGAATGACTATTTGACCTTCGCCCTGCCTAAAGGGCGTATCATGCAGGACTCCATGGAGCTGTTTGCCAAAATTGGCATCACCTGTCCGGAAATGGATGATCCTGGTCGCAAGCTGGTTTTTGAAAATCGTGACGATAAATTGCGTTTCATGGCTGTGCGCTCCCAGGATGTTCCGACCTATGTCGAGCAGGGCTGCGCTGATATTGGTGTGGTCGGGAAAGACACTCTGCTGGAGCAGGATAAAGATCTCTACGAGCCGCTCGACCTTCAATTTGGTTACTGTCGCCTGGTGGTGGCAGAGCCCAAAGAACTGTGTCAGGATGATGATCCCGCCGGCTGGTCGAATATTCGGGTGGCTAGTAAATACCCCAATATGACAGAAAAATATTTCGCCGCAAAAGGTGTCCAGGTCGAGGTCATCAAGCTGTACGGATCGATTGAGCTTGCACCGTTGGTCGGCCTGACCGAGCGTATTGTTGACCTGGTGTCGACCGGCGGGACCATGCGCGAGAATGGCCTGGTAGAGGTGGAAACGATTGCCGAAGTCACCAGCCGCCTGATTGTGAATCGTGCCAGTCTCAAAACCAAGCATCGCCGGATTTCCAAATTGATCGAAGACTTGGAAAAAGTCATCGAAAATGGCCCACGTATTTCCGGCTGA
- the hisD gene encoding histidinol dehydrogenase → MIRFLRFSDAGFAENFREISERGESTPPGVLETVQEILNDVRKRGDAALFEYTERFDRLKLEAATLEVSADEIAQALAAVDSKTLATLQLAADRIAAFHAKQKEETWLSDDEPDIRLGQMVTPLDRVGIYVPGGKAAYPSSVLMNAVPAKVAGVGEIIMVVPMPDGVVNPYVLTAAHVAGVDRIFKLGGAQAVAALAYGTETVPKVDKITGPGNIFVATAKRLVFGTVDIDMIAGPSEILVINDGSGNPAHIAADLLSQAEHDELAAALLITTDETFGRQVAAELESQLQELSRAAIARQSIDNFGAIILARDLDEAAAFSNKIAPEHLELAVDESFELLPKIRHAGAVFLGHNTPEAAGDYLAGPNHTLPTGGTARFFSPLGTEDFVKKSSLISFSAEGLNRLGADIVKIAELEGLEAHARSVSIRLDKN, encoded by the coding sequence ATGATTCGGTTTCTGCGTTTTTCAGATGCCGGCTTTGCTGAAAACTTTCGCGAGATCAGTGAGCGTGGCGAGTCCACACCGCCCGGAGTGCTTGAAACGGTTCAGGAGATCCTTAACGATGTCCGGAAACGAGGCGACGCAGCGCTTTTTGAATATACAGAGCGCTTTGATCGTCTCAAGCTGGAGGCTGCAACTCTCGAAGTCTCTGCTGATGAGATAGCGCAGGCTCTTGCCGCCGTCGATAGCAAAACCCTGGCAACCTTGCAGCTGGCTGCCGATCGGATTGCAGCTTTCCACGCCAAGCAAAAAGAAGAGACCTGGCTCTCCGACGACGAACCTGATATCCGTTTGGGGCAGATGGTGACTCCACTTGACCGTGTCGGAATTTACGTGCCGGGCGGCAAGGCTGCTTACCCCTCATCGGTGCTGATGAACGCGGTGCCGGCCAAGGTGGCCGGAGTCGGCGAGATTATCATGGTCGTACCGATGCCTGACGGAGTGGTTAATCCCTACGTGCTCACAGCCGCCCATGTTGCAGGCGTCGACAGAATTTTCAAGCTGGGTGGTGCCCAGGCTGTGGCGGCTCTTGCCTACGGCACGGAGACGGTTCCGAAGGTCGACAAGATTACCGGGCCCGGCAATATTTTTGTGGCCACGGCCAAACGTCTGGTGTTCGGTACGGTCGACATCGACATGATTGCCGGACCGAGTGAAATTCTGGTCATCAACGACGGCAGTGGCAACCCCGCGCACATTGCCGCGGACCTGCTCTCGCAAGCCGAGCATGATGAGTTGGCTGCGGCTCTGCTGATTACGACCGACGAAACTTTTGGTCGGCAAGTTGCCGCGGAGTTGGAATCTCAGCTTCAGGAGCTGTCACGTGCAGCCATCGCCCGTCAGTCGATCGATAACTTCGGCGCAATTATCCTTGCCCGTGATCTGGATGAAGCGGCTGCCTTCAGTAATAAAATTGCTCCAGAGCACCTTGAGCTTGCGGTTGATGAGTCCTTTGAACTACTGCCGAAGATAAGACATGCCGGTGCGGTCTTCCTCGGCCACAACACCCCGGAAGCTGCCGGTGACTATCTGGCCGGGCCGAACCACACCCTGCCAACCGGTGGCACGGCGCGTTTCTTCTCGCCGCTTGGTACAGAAGACTTCGTCAAAAAATCGAGCTTGATCTCCTTCAGCGCTGAAGGGCTGAATCGGTTGGGTGCGGATATTGTTAAAATTGCCGAGCTTGAAGGGCTGGAAGCTCATGCCAGATCAGTTTCGATTCGGCTTGATAAAAACTGA